The genome window CACCCCCAGGAAGCGCAACCGGTTGACGTCGATGCCGGCCGTGTCGGCCGCTTGGGGGTGTTCCCCCACGGCCCTCATGCGCAAGCCCAGCGGCGTTCGGAAGAGGAAGTAGTGCGAGACCGGCACGAGGAGCAGCATGACGTACACCAGCACGTTCTGATGCCCCAGCACCGGGCCGATGCCCGGGATGGACGCGAGCCCCGGGATGGTGACGTTCGGCAGCCGCGGCGTGTCCGGCGGGGTGCCGGTGAAGCCGTAGATGGCGTTCAAAAGGTAGCCGGTGAGGCCGGCCGCCAGCACGTTGATCGCCATGCCGACGACGACCTGGTCCGCCTTGAAGCGGATGGTGCCCCAGGCGAAGAGCACCGCCATCGCCATGCCCGAAAGGATCGCCGCCAGAAGGCCGAGCGCTGCGCTGTGCAGCGTCGCCGAGACGAGGACGGCGATGAACGCGCCGGTCAGCATCATGCCTTCCATGGCGATGTTCACGACGCCCGTGCGCTCGCTGAACGTGCCTCCCAACGCCGCGAGCGCCAGCGGGGTGGCGGACGAGAGCGCGGTGATCCAGAGCTGCGCGTTGATCACGTCGGACCAGTTCACGCTTGCGCGGCCTCCTTCCGGGTCCAT of Clostridia bacterium contains these proteins:
- a CDS encoding ABC transporter permease — translated: MDPEGGRASVNWSDVINAQLWITALSSATPLALAALGGTFSERTGVVNIAMEGMMLTGAFIAVLVSATLHSAALGLLAAILSGMAMAVLFAWGTIRFKADQVVVGMAINVLAAGLTGYLLNAIYGFTGTPPDTPRLPNVTIPGLASIPGIGPVLGHQNVLVYVMLLLVPVSHYFLFRTPLGLRMRAVGEHPQAADTAGIDVNRLRFLGVLISGALSGMAGAYISIGILNAFNVNMTNGRGYIALAAMIFGNWKPVGAFLAAALFGLANALAFNLQGVEAWHISKDFVLMIPYALTILALAGIVRRTTPPAADGIPYDPHH